Proteins from one Gilliamella sp. ESL0443 genomic window:
- a CDS encoding YkgJ family cysteine cluster protein: protein MTESFQCRRNCGACCIAPSISSAMPGMPKGKPAGVACIHLDENLLCKLFGKSTRPKVCSHLRPCYEMCGINRSQALDYLTQLEQLTSN, encoded by the coding sequence ATGACTGAATCATTCCAATGTCGAAGAAACTGTGGGGCATGTTGTATTGCACCGTCGATCTCATCTGCTATGCCTGGTATGCCTAAGGGAAAACCAGCAGGTGTTGCATGTATCCATTTGGATGAAAATTTATTATGCAAATTATTTGGCAAATCGACTAGACCAAAAGTTTGTAGTCACCTAAGGCCATGTTATGAAATGTGTGGAATAAATCGTAGCCAGGCATTAGATTATTTAACGCAATTAGAACAGCTTACAAGCAACTAA
- a CDS encoding amino acid permease produces the protein MNKKKIDMTKKLKRDLKARHLAMIAIGGSIGTGLFVASGATVAQAGPGGALLSYAIIGIMVYFLMTSLGELAAYLPVSGTFATYGARYVDEAFGFAIGWNYWYNWAITVAVDLVAAQLVISYWFDAGAYSWLWSLLFLSIIFCLNYISVKGFGEAEFWFSLIKVVTVILFIVVGLLMIIGILKGAENAGWQNWEIEGAPFVGGFSSMIGVAMVVGFSFQGTELIGIAAGESKDPEKNIPKAMKQVFWRILLFYIFAILVISLIIPYTDPNLLRNDETDISVSPFTLVFQHAGLLSAAAIMNAVILTSVLSAGNSGLYASTRMLYALAKEGKAPKIFSRLSSTGVPDMALFATTLVAMLCFLTSLYKDQVVYLWLLNMSGMTGFIAWLGIAISHYRFRKGYVSQGRDLNKLPYRSSCFPFGPIFAFVLCLIITLGQNYEAFLQDTIDWNGVIATYIGIPLFLSIYFGYKIVKKTKWIKYDQMDFSQMD, from the coding sequence ATTAACAAGAAGAAAATTGATATGACGAAAAAATTAAAGCGTGATTTGAAAGCTCGCCATTTAGCAATGATTGCTATTGGTGGCTCAATTGGTACAGGGCTATTTGTCGCTTCTGGTGCAACAGTTGCACAAGCAGGTCCAGGAGGCGCATTACTATCTTATGCTATTATCGGCATAATGGTTTATTTTTTAATGACTAGTCTTGGAGAGCTAGCTGCTTATCTTCCCGTTTCGGGAACCTTTGCAACTTATGGAGCACGTTATGTAGATGAAGCATTTGGTTTTGCCATTGGTTGGAACTATTGGTATAACTGGGCAATTACTGTTGCTGTTGACTTAGTTGCAGCACAATTAGTTATTTCCTATTGGTTCGATGCTGGTGCCTATAGTTGGTTATGGAGCTTATTGTTCCTAAGCATTATTTTTTGCTTAAACTATATTTCTGTAAAAGGATTTGGTGAAGCAGAATTTTGGTTTTCATTAATCAAAGTGGTCACCGTTATTTTATTTATTGTTGTTGGCTTATTAATGATAATTGGCATTTTAAAAGGTGCTGAAAATGCTGGTTGGCAAAATTGGGAAATAGAGGGGGCTCCATTTGTCGGTGGATTCTCATCAATGATCGGTGTGGCAATGGTTGTTGGATTCTCATTCCAAGGTACTGAGCTAATTGGTATTGCGGCGGGAGAATCTAAAGATCCAGAAAAAAATATACCAAAAGCAATGAAACAAGTTTTTTGGCGAATACTGCTATTTTATATCTTTGCCATCTTAGTAATTAGTTTAATTATTCCATACACTGATCCTAACTTACTTCGTAATGATGAAACAGATATCAGCGTTAGTCCATTTACCTTAGTTTTCCAACATGCAGGACTTTTATCCGCAGCGGCTATCATGAATGCGGTAATTTTAACATCGGTTCTTTCTGCAGGTAACTCTGGCTTATATGCTTCAACACGTATGTTATATGCATTAGCAAAAGAAGGTAAAGCGCCTAAGATTTTCAGTCGATTATCTTCAACAGGCGTGCCTGATATGGCTTTATTTGCAACTACATTAGTGGCTATGCTCTGTTTCTTAACGTCGTTATACAAAGATCAAGTGGTCTATTTATGGCTACTAAATATGTCAGGTATGACAGGATTTATTGCATGGCTTGGTATTGCAATTAGCCACTATCGTTTTAGAAAAGGCTACGTCTCACAAGGACGAGATCTCAATAAATTACCTTACCGATCAAGTTGTTTCCCATTTGGTCCTATTTTTGCTTTTGTGCTTTGTTTGATTATTACACTCGGTCAAAATTATGAAGCATTTTTACAAGATACCATTGATTGGAATGGCGTTATTGCAACTTATATAGGTATCCCATTATTTCTTTCAATTTATTTTGGTTATAAGATTGTTAAAAAGACAAAATGGATAAAATACGATCAGATGGATTTTTCTCAAATGGACTAA
- the infA gene encoding translation initiation factor IF-1, which produces MAKEDNIEMQGTILDTLPNTMFRVELENGHVVTAHISGKMRKNYIRILTGDKVTVEMTPYDLSKARIIFRSR; this is translated from the coding sequence ATGGCAAAAGAAGATAACATTGAAATGCAAGGTACTATTCTTGATACTCTTCCGAATACGATGTTCCGAGTTGAACTTGAAAACGGTCATGTTGTTACTGCACATATTTCTGGAAAGATGAGAAAGAACTATATTCGTATTCTTACTGGCGATAAAGTAACTGTTGAAATGACACCTTACGATCTTTCAAAAGCACGTATCATATTCCGTAGTCGCTAA
- the nadD gene encoding nicotinate-nucleotide adenylyltransferase, which produces MLTALFGGTFDPIHYGHLRPALALAKEVGLNNINLLPNRIPAHKPQPEATTEQRLAMLKLAISDYSLFSIDTRELEPQLINQPSFTVDTLRAWREQNGTLSSLAFIIGQDSLLNLPTWKEWQKLLDYCHLLICKRPGYPQTTDDLQAWINQHQTKDSQALHHYPNGYIYFANTPLESISATEIRLNIDNQQCCEKLLPSKVWHYIHEHGIYNSKKC; this is translated from the coding sequence TTGTTAACAGCACTCTTTGGTGGCACCTTTGATCCAATCCATTATGGGCATTTGCGCCCTGCTCTAGCCTTAGCCAAAGAGGTTGGATTGAATAATATTAATTTATTGCCAAATCGAATCCCTGCTCATAAACCACAGCCAGAAGCCACAACAGAACAACGTTTAGCTATGTTAAAATTAGCTATATCTGATTATTCGCTTTTTTCCATCGATACACGAGAATTAGAACCACAGCTAATCAATCAACCCTCTTTTACTGTTGATACGCTTAGGGCATGGCGTGAACAAAATGGTACCCTATCAAGCTTGGCTTTTATTATAGGGCAAGACTCTTTGCTTAATTTACCCACTTGGAAAGAGTGGCAAAAGTTGCTCGATTATTGTCATTTGCTTATTTGTAAAAGGCCAGGTTATCCCCAAACTACCGATGATTTGCAAGCATGGATTAATCAACATCAAACAAAAGATAGCCAAGCGTTACATCATTATCCAAATGGTTATATCTATTTTGCTAATACACCACTTGAATCGATTTCAGCGACAGAAATAAGGCTAAATATCGATAATCAACAATGCTGTGAAAAGTTGTTACCGAGCAAAGTTTGGCACTACATACATGAACATGGAATTTATAATTCAAAGAAATGTTAG
- the holA gene encoding DNA polymerase III subunit delta, protein MKKISAEKIIHQLGSPYYLILGSDPYLQHYAQTELRKAFKQAGYDEQLSFTINAQTDWPAMYDSCQAMNLFSNKTLLCLEIGEGVLNVSVATKLNTLCEMLTPDIGLIISLVKITKTQENSAWYKALSDNLVVVNCSTPEVAQLPSWIKTYLQQMQMTIEQPGIELLSYYYEGNLLALTQIIEQLKLLYPNQTINYEQVESNINDSAIFSPYHWVDAMVYNKSKRAMHVLHQLKMNDFEPLILLRIIQRELILLINLKLALAEKSPRQVFDEYRIWQNKRKMYSDYLSRFDIRHLFALLATLTEIEISLKHNNDLPIWDALLNLTMQFMGLDNC, encoded by the coding sequence CAGTTAGGATCACCCTATTATTTAATTTTAGGTAGTGATCCTTACTTGCAACATTATGCGCAAACTGAGTTACGTAAAGCTTTTAAACAAGCTGGATATGACGAGCAACTTTCTTTCACGATAAACGCTCAAACTGATTGGCCGGCAATGTATGATAGTTGTCAGGCAATGAATTTGTTTTCTAATAAAACCTTGCTCTGTTTAGAAATTGGTGAAGGTGTGCTTAATGTTTCAGTTGCTACAAAATTAAATACGTTATGTGAAATGTTAACCCCTGATATCGGGTTGATAATCAGCTTAGTTAAGATTACCAAGACTCAAGAAAATTCAGCATGGTATAAGGCCTTGTCTGATAATTTAGTAGTTGTGAATTGTTCAACGCCAGAAGTAGCACAATTACCATCATGGATAAAAACCTATTTGCAACAAATGCAAATGACAATTGAGCAACCTGGAATTGAATTGCTTAGTTATTATTATGAAGGTAATTTGTTGGCTTTAACGCAAATTATTGAGCAATTAAAGTTACTTTACCCTAATCAGACTATTAATTATGAGCAAGTAGAATCAAATATTAATGATTCAGCAATATTCTCGCCTTATCATTGGGTTGATGCAATGGTTTACAATAAATCTAAGCGGGCAATGCATGTGTTACACCAGCTTAAAATGAATGATTTCGAGCCATTGATATTATTGCGTATTATTCAACGTGAGTTGATTTTGTTGATCAATTTAAAATTGGCTTTAGCAGAAAAATCCCCGCGCCAAGTTTTTGACGAATATCGAATTTGGCAAAATAAAAGAAAGATGTATAGTGATTATTTAAGTCGATTCGATATCAGGCATCTATTTGCTCTATTGGCCACTTTAACTGAAATCGAGATTAGCTTAAAACATAATAATGATTTACCTATTTGGGATGCTCTGTTGAATTTAACTATGCAGTTTATGGGATTAGATAATTGTTAA